One Deinococcus psychrotolerans genomic window carries:
- a CDS encoding response regulator, producing MLNRVGLEVLECADLPEAESALSRFTPGVIVLDLNLPGGHGLDLLNHVNRSATNVLVMSSMVQQHTVEHRQSRGDAFLSKPFDPAVFVKTVVLP from the coding sequence TTGCTCAACCGAGTCGGTCTTGAGGTCCTCGAGTGCGCCGATCTTCCCGAAGCCGAGTCCGCCCTGAGCCGCTTTACTCCGGGCGTGATCGTTCTTGACCTCAACCTCCCAGGTGGGCACGGCTTGGACCTTCTCAACCATGTCAACCGGTCAGCCACGAACGTTCTCGTCATGAGCAGCATGGTCCAGCAGCACACCGTCGAGCACCGCCAGTCCAGGGGAGACGCCTTTCTTTCCAAGCCCTTTGATCCCGCCGTATTCGTCAAAACGGTTGTGTTGCCTTAA
- a CDS encoding alpha-glucosidase/alpha-galactosidase, whose protein sequence is MTNPKIAFIGAGSTVFAKNLLGDILSFPELGGADIRLFDINQERLDVTEQVAGRVARTVGANPRVTATTDRERALDGADFVINMIQVGGYKPATVTDFEIPKQYGLRQTIADTLGIGGIMRALRTVPVLLDMSRDMERLCPDTLHLNYVNPMAMNIWGLARQTKIKTVGLCHSVQHTAEELAHDLGIPVEEIDYLAAGINHMAFYLKFEHQGQSLYPRLMELANSGQIPEGNRVRYEMLRRLGYFVTESSEHFAEYVPYFIKAGREDLIERFNVPLDEYPRRCESNLDGWAELKTTLEDPEAPLEVKRSVEYGSLIVHSMVTGQPRVVYGNVMNSPNALQGGGAGKLISNLPDECCVELPCLVDRQGVQPTRIGTLPPQLAALMQTNINVQALTVEALVTGNREHIYHAAMLDPHTAAELDLDQIWALTDELLKQHGDFVPSQLQAAD, encoded by the coding sequence ATGACCAATCCCAAAATCGCGTTTATCGGTGCAGGCAGCACCGTCTTTGCCAAGAATCTGCTCGGCGACATCCTCAGCTTTCCCGAACTCGGCGGGGCCGATATTCGCCTCTTCGATATCAACCAGGAGCGCCTCGACGTGACCGAGCAGGTGGCTGGACGGGTCGCTAGGACGGTGGGCGCAAACCCCCGCGTCACCGCCACCACCGACCGTGAACGTGCCCTGGACGGAGCCGATTTCGTCATCAACATGATTCAGGTGGGCGGCTACAAGCCCGCCACTGTCACCGACTTCGAGATTCCCAAGCAGTACGGCCTGCGCCAGACCATCGCCGACACGCTCGGCATCGGCGGCATCATGCGGGCCTTGAGAACCGTGCCGGTGCTGCTCGACATGAGCCGCGACATGGAGCGGCTGTGCCCCGACACCCTGCACCTCAACTATGTCAACCCCATGGCCATGAACATCTGGGGCCTGGCCCGCCAGACGAAGATCAAAACCGTCGGACTGTGCCACAGCGTCCAGCACACTGCTGAGGAACTCGCCCACGACCTGGGTATCCCGGTCGAGGAGATCGATTACCTGGCCGCTGGCATCAATCACATGGCCTTTTATCTCAAGTTTGAGCACCAGGGCCAGAGCCTGTATCCCCGACTGATGGAACTGGCCAACTCAGGCCAGATACCGGAAGGCAACCGGGTGCGCTACGAGATGCTGCGGCGGCTGGGCTACTTCGTGACCGAGAGCAGCGAGCACTTTGCCGAGTACGTGCCGTACTTCATCAAGGCGGGCCGTGAGGACCTGATTGAGCGCTTCAATGTGCCGCTCGACGAGTACCCCCGGCGCTGCGAGTCGAACCTCGACGGCTGGGCCGAACTCAAAACGACGCTTGAAGACCCCGAGGCACCGCTGGAGGTCAAGCGCAGCGTGGAGTACGGCTCACTGATCGTTCACAGCATGGTGACCGGGCAGCCCCGGGTGGTCTACGGCAACGTGATGAACAGCCCCAATGCATTGCAGGGCGGCGGTGCGGGCAAACTGATCAGCAACCTGCCCGACGAATGCTGCGTGGAGTTGCCGTGCCTGGTCGACCGTCAGGGTGTGCAGCCGACCCGCATCGGAACCTTGCCGCCGCAACTCGCCGCACTGATGCAGACCAACATCAACGTGCAGGCGCTGACGGTGGAAGCGCTGGTGACCGGCAACCGCGAGCACATTTACCACGCGGCGATGCTCGACCCACACACCGCCGCCGAGCTGGATTTGGATCAGATCTGGGCACTGACCGATGAGTTGCTCAAGCAGCACGGCGATTTCGTGCCCAGCCAGTTGCAGGCGGCGGACTGA
- a CDS encoding ABC transporter substrate-binding protein has translation MKKMLSLTAALSLLAGPLASGAQAATTLQYWLWDSNQQPVYQQCATAFTKANPDISVKITQKGWGDYWTAITTGFVSGTAPDVFTDHLAYFPDFATNNQLVDLAPLIAKDNITTKYYPGLKELWAKGGKQYGLPKDWDTVGIFYNADLLAKAGLKPADLANLTWNPTDGGTWQSTIAKLTKDKSGVAGTSAKFDKKNVAQYGYETGYGAGFNGQTEWSFYAATTGWKYNNGLFGNKFYYDDSRLASTIQWLADLNLKHGLIPSFQDVTASGGDSLFRAGKVAMVTTGSWLINDYTSTLPFKVGIAPLPKGVNGKRMSMFNGLADSIWVGSKNQDAAWKWVKYMASPACQNVVGKTGAVFPAIPAAAAMSIASHKAKGVDATPFINQAKAPGGTFFFPISDNTAKINDILTSAMQSVFLGKTKAADSLKDANAKVNALFK, from the coding sequence ATGAAAAAAATGCTCTCATTGACCGCTGCCCTCTCCCTCCTCGCTGGCCCGCTCGCCAGTGGCGCTCAGGCGGCCACCACCCTCCAGTACTGGCTGTGGGACAGCAACCAGCAGCCTGTCTACCAGCAGTGCGCCACCGCCTTTACCAAGGCCAACCCCGACATCAGCGTCAAGATCACCCAGAAAGGCTGGGGCGATTACTGGACGGCCATTACCACCGGCTTCGTCTCGGGCACCGCGCCGGACGTGTTCACCGATCACCTGGCCTACTTTCCCGACTTCGCCACCAACAACCAGCTCGTCGACCTGGCTCCCCTGATCGCCAAGGACAACATCACCACCAAGTACTACCCCGGCCTCAAGGAGCTGTGGGCCAAAGGCGGCAAGCAGTACGGTCTGCCCAAGGACTGGGACACCGTGGGCATTTTTTATAACGCCGACCTGCTGGCCAAAGCGGGCCTGAAACCCGCCGACCTCGCCAACCTGACCTGGAACCCCACGGACGGCGGCACCTGGCAGTCCACCATCGCCAAGCTGACCAAGGACAAGAGCGGCGTTGCTGGCACGTCAGCCAAGTTTGACAAGAAAAACGTGGCGCAGTACGGCTACGAAACCGGCTACGGCGCGGGCTTCAACGGCCAGACCGAGTGGTCCTTCTACGCCGCCACCACCGGCTGGAAGTACAACAACGGGCTGTTCGGCAACAAGTTCTACTACGACGACTCGCGCCTCGCGTCCACGATTCAGTGGCTGGCCGATCTCAACCTCAAGCACGGCCTGATTCCCAGCTTTCAGGACGTGACCGCCAGCGGCGGCGACTCGCTTTTCCGGGCAGGTAAGGTCGCCATGGTCACCACCGGCTCGTGGCTGATCAACGACTACACCTCTACTCTTCCCTTCAAGGTCGGCATCGCGCCGCTGCCCAAGGGCGTCAACGGCAAGCGCATGAGCATGTTCAACGGCCTGGCCGACAGCATCTGGGTCGGCAGCAAGAACCAGGACGCCGCCTGGAAGTGGGTCAAGTACATGGCCTCCCCGGCTTGCCAGAACGTCGTCGGCAAGACCGGCGCGGTCTTCCCAGCCATTCCCGCCGCCGCCGCCATGTCCATCGCCTCACACAAGGCCAAAGGCGTGGACGCCACGCCCTTCATCAATCAGGCCAAAGCGCCGGGCGGCACCTTCTTCTTCCCGATTTCCGACAACACTGCCAAGATCAACGACATCCTGACCAGCGCCATGCAGAGTGTCTTCCTCGGCAAGACCAAAGCCGCCGACTCGCTCAAGGACGCCAACGCCAAGGTCAACGCGCTGTTCAAATAA
- a CDS encoding carbohydrate ABC transporter permease: MTTLPSTDPIPASRKPFPFGRALAWAGLLLIVLISVFPIFIVLKTALTSNKQLYAEAASLWPSKPTLINFERVLGMVSPEQAQAAGGSGSSVSFLTSTKNSVIFTALIVVFQTLFSSMAAYAFARLKFPGRDTIFTAFLIALMIPGIVLSIPNFITIKNLGWLNSMPGMVAPFFLMSPFAVFFLRQFFLSLPKETEEAAFLDGASPFTIFWRITLPMSQGPIITLAILTTIGMWNEFLWPFLIAKDEASYTLPVALQVFKTQTPQGTPDWTGLMAGTFIAIIPVFLLLIALGRRVVESLAFSGTK; the protein is encoded by the coding sequence ATGACTACTTTGCCCAGTACCGACCCTATCCCGGCCTCCCGCAAACCCTTTCCCTTTGGCCGTGCCCTCGCCTGGGCCGGACTGCTCCTGATCGTCCTCATCTCTGTGTTTCCAATCTTCATCGTCCTCAAAACGGCGCTGACCAGCAACAAACAGCTTTACGCCGAGGCCGCCTCGCTGTGGCCTTCAAAGCCGACGCTCATCAACTTCGAGCGGGTGCTGGGCATGGTTTCGCCCGAACAAGCGCAGGCGGCGGGCGGGTCGGGTAGCTCGGTCAGCTTTCTGACCTCCACCAAGAACAGCGTGATCTTCACGGCCCTGATCGTGGTGTTCCAGACCCTCTTTTCGTCAATGGCCGCCTACGCCTTTGCGCGGCTCAAGTTTCCGGGGCGCGACACCATTTTCACCGCCTTCCTGATCGCGCTGATGATTCCCGGCATCGTGCTCTCCATCCCCAACTTCATCACCATCAAGAATCTGGGCTGGCTCAACTCGATGCCCGGCATGGTGGCCCCCTTCTTCCTGATGTCTCCGTTCGCGGTGTTCTTCCTGCGCCAGTTCTTTCTGTCGCTGCCCAAGGAAACCGAGGAAGCCGCCTTCCTGGACGGCGCGAGTCCATTCACCATCTTCTGGCGCATCACCCTGCCGATGAGCCAGGGACCGATCATCACCCTCGCCATTCTGACCACCATCGGCATGTGGAACGAGTTTCTCTGGCCCTTCCTGATCGCCAAAGACGAGGCGTCCTACACCCTGCCCGTCGCCCTGCAAGTCTTCAAGACCCAGACGCCCCAGGGCACGCCGGACTGGACGGGCCTGATGGCCGGGACCTTTATCGCTATCATCCCGGTTTTTCTGCTGCTGATCGCGCTGGGCCGCCGTGTGGTGGAGTCGCTGGCCTTCAGCGGCACCAAATGA
- a CDS encoding carbohydrate ABC transporter permease encodes MTTQTTTQLLVATARPKKPQRQAWIGYLFILPAIIGFVVFYLYPALRGLQISFTDWNLLSDPKNVGLANYDEALHDPKFWSALWITVKYVLWNIPLQTLLSILLAVAMDRLVKSMFIKGLIILPYLLSSVLVAMIFLWMLDPLLGIINQWLDATPIGKQAFFTSTDQAIPTIALINVWKYMGFNALLFYAGLQAIPRTVYEAASIDGATEWTVFWKITLPLLRPVSVFVLVTSLIGSFQIFDTVAVTTQGGPVDSTKVLVYYIYQNAFSFFRMGYATAMSMLLFGLLVVFTLLQLKFLRANESDLD; translated from the coding sequence ATGACGACCCAGACCACCACCCAGCTGCTTGTGGCCACCGCCCGGCCCAAAAAGCCCCAGCGCCAGGCCTGGATCGGCTACCTCTTTATCCTGCCCGCCATCATCGGCTTCGTGGTGTTCTACCTGTATCCGGCGCTGCGCGGTCTCCAGATCAGCTTCACCGACTGGAACCTGCTGAGCGATCCCAAGAACGTGGGCCTGGCCAATTATGACGAGGCCCTCCACGATCCCAAGTTCTGGTCGGCGCTGTGGATCACCGTCAAGTACGTCCTGTGGAACATCCCGCTCCAGACGCTGCTCTCCATTTTGCTGGCTGTGGCGATGGACCGGCTGGTCAAGAGCATGTTCATCAAGGGCCTGATCATCTTGCCGTACCTGCTCTCCAGCGTGCTGGTGGCCATGATCTTTTTATGGATGCTCGATCCGCTGCTGGGCATCATCAACCAATGGCTCGACGCCACGCCCATCGGCAAGCAGGCGTTCTTTACTTCCACTGATCAGGCCATTCCCACCATCGCGCTGATCAATGTCTGGAAGTACATGGGCTTCAACGCGCTGCTGTTTTACGCCGGACTCCAGGCCATTCCGCGCACCGTTTACGAGGCGGCGTCCATCGACGGAGCCACGGAATGGACGGTGTTCTGGAAAATCACGCTGCCGCTCTTGAGACCCGTGTCGGTGTTCGTGCTGGTGACTTCGCTGATCGGCTCGTTTCAGATCTTCGACACGGTGGCCGTGACCACCCAGGGCGGCCCGGTGGACTCCACCAAGGTGCTGGTCTACTACATCTACCAGAACGCCTTCTCCTTCTTCCGAATGGGCTACGCCACCGCCATGAGCATGCTGCTCTTCGGCCTGCTGGTCGTCTTCACCTTGCTGCAACTGAAGTTTTTGCGGGCCAACGAATCCGATCTGGACTGA
- a CDS encoding LacI family DNA-binding transcriptional regulator produces MTRATLRDVAAHAGVSYQTVSNVLNDHPSIRPTTRQRVLDAIRTLDYYPNQAAKALRESRVTTLCCAFYGHSASDISDPYRNLIQSAFVAQSNQSGYDMTTAFLSHGQPQSFQTLKSNFLQQRFAGALVVGSNLTSQEVQMFRDWKMPTVFFDHTVPALDMPSVTADYAQGMVQLVTHLAQQGRRRLALIIPKDDQGSTAAARRESFTQAAEQHGLAHQVVQGDWSYDSGKAAFEALHAGSFAPDAVLAGNDRMAAGALRAAHRLNVDVPGDVTISGFDDFEFALFTAPTLTTVHVPYGEMARKAVELLLTEISPGSSQAVQLSLPTQLIIRESA; encoded by the coding sequence ATGACACGTGCCACACTTCGGGATGTTGCCGCCCACGCGGGAGTCTCCTATCAGACGGTTTCCAATGTCCTCAACGACCATCCCTCGATCCGCCCCACAACCCGTCAGCGCGTGTTGGATGCCATCCGTACCCTGGACTACTACCCCAACCAAGCAGCCAAGGCACTGCGTGAGTCACGTGTAACCACGCTTTGCTGCGCTTTCTACGGCCACTCGGCCAGTGACATCAGTGATCCGTACCGCAACCTCATCCAGTCGGCATTCGTGGCACAGAGCAATCAAAGCGGTTACGACATGACCACGGCCTTTCTCAGTCATGGGCAGCCCCAGAGTTTTCAGACGCTCAAGAGCAATTTTTTGCAGCAGCGCTTCGCGGGTGCGCTGGTGGTGGGATCCAACCTCACGTCCCAGGAGGTGCAGATGTTTCGGGACTGGAAGATGCCGACAGTATTCTTCGATCATACGGTTCCGGCCCTCGATATGCCCAGCGTGACCGCCGATTACGCGCAGGGGATGGTGCAATTGGTCACCCACCTGGCCCAGCAGGGCCGCCGCCGCCTGGCCCTAATTATCCCCAAGGACGATCAGGGCAGCACCGCCGCCGCGCGCCGCGAGAGCTTCACGCAGGCCGCTGAGCAGCATGGCCTGGCTCATCAGGTGGTGCAGGGCGACTGGTCATACGATTCGGGCAAGGCTGCCTTTGAAGCCCTACATGCCGGTTCTTTCGCGCCGGACGCGGTGCTGGCGGGCAATGACCGGATGGCGGCTGGAGCACTCAGGGCGGCCCACCGCTTGAACGTCGATGTTCCTGGCGACGTTACGATCAGCGGCTTTGACGATTTCGAGTTCGCACTGTTCACCGCACCGACCCTCACAACCGTCCACGTGCCGTACGGCGAGATGGCCAGAAAAGCGGTGGAGCTGCTCCTGACGGAAATCAGCCCCGGTTCTAGCCAGGCGGTGCAGTTGAGTTTGCCCACTCAGTTGATCATCCGTGAATCGGCCTGA
- a CDS encoding transposase: MTTRKVHTTEFKRDAVQLARTSRTISGTARDLGIHVSLLRKWTTAEQKDGQAAFPGQGQQVLSADQQELRRLRKEVEILRQEREILKKATVCLGQNSTLVVNGRPDGRHSSRMGLARFFAKETTR; the protein is encoded by the coding sequence ATGACGACCCGAAAAGTCCATACCACCGAATTCAAACGCGATGCTGTGCAGCTCGCCCGCACGAGTCGCACTATTTCCGGCACCGCCCGAGATCTGGGGATCCATGTCTCTCTGCTTCGCAAGTGGACAACGGCGGAGCAGAAGGACGGCCAGGCGGCGTTCCCTGGTCAGGGTCAACAGGTCTTGAGTGCGGATCAACAGGAGCTGCGTCGGCTTCGCAAGGAAGTCGAAATTCTGCGCCAGGAGCGGGAAATACTAAAAAAAGCCACGGTCTGTCTTGGGCAGAACAGCACCCTCGTCGTGAACGGACGCCCAGATGGACGCCACTCCTCCCGTATGGGGCTTGCCCGCTTCTTTGCCAAAGAAACTACACGCTGA
- a CDS encoding integrase core domain-containing protein, producing the protein MNRKGECWDNAVVESFFSSLFRELIEDTIFETRADARHAIFEFIEVFYNRQRRHSTLGYLTPADFERQATAA; encoded by the coding sequence ATGAACCGAAAAGGAGAATGTTGGGACAATGCTGTTGTGGAGAGCTTTTTCAGCTCCCTTTTCAGGGAGCTGATCGAGGATACGATCTTCGAAACCCGCGCCGATGCCAGACACGCCATCTTCGAGTTCATTGAAGTGTTCTACAACCGCCAGCGCCGTCACTCCACACTCGGCTACTTGACACCCGCCGACTTCGAACGCCAAGCTACAGCCGCTTAA
- a CDS encoding PAS domain S-box protein, with the protein MEEPAIDQFGVPDSQLLRQAFAVSVIGVVISDARHPDLPIIFVNPAFERLSGYPAAEIIGRNCRFLQGQDRDQDARREISLALAQGQDVTTVLRNYRKDGTLFYNELTISPIRDVAGTVTHFVGFQNDVTAREQARQQEERTKQQLTSTLERITDGFVSFDQNWNVTYVNEAMSNMTARQPSETLGQNLFDLSPLSTHSPLGLALQQAQKTQSVQQVLDYSAMGKQTDITIYPGEDGVSMFVRDVTESREAQREHQISEERFSKVFETSPIAIFITRQSDNHFIEVNAEFSRQSGYTRAEFLGRSSQDLGLWDNSANREVAWSMVDGVLTAVNREILFLSKTGEEVYGVLSITPMEVAGEACVIGFVRDVTQEKWARDQLRVSEERYAKVFEASPIVMTVSNLSTGQYLDVNAEFLRQGGYTREEVIGRTALDLGFWVSPLDLEAVGRSLMEEGKVLNREVQFRLKSGAVADTVISVVPVMIAGEACATTLIRDVTEEKRVRDQLQASEERFAKVFDASPVAIVVFQVSTGQCIDANAEFLRRSGFSREEMIGRTPSHLDVWVNPLERDDVGRTLQAEGKVVNREVQFRGKSGAVSDTLVSIVPVMIGGEACTVMLMRDITLEKQSKQVLADSEERHRQIATQLQRTLDLSLDLINSIDAEGRFVTMSAACQQILGYTPEELIGRSYLDFVHPDDRAITVQEDDQITAGQPTTSFQNRYLHKDGRVVWLEWAAVSLPDEPLTYCVARDVTERRAAEEDQAFLAAIVNASHDAILGVTLDSTIRSWNAGAEELYGYTAAEAFGQPMTLVVPPELHAEQLEMLRRAGQGHRVEPFESVRIAKDGHRIPVFVTVSPILDVAGRVIGISKVAQDITARQAAEREIQALNQDLMRQVDYVTSLRTIDQSIASSADPSITLGLILDNICQQLGVDAATALLFNFETLNLDYAATRGFSASILQGTAVKLGVGLAGQVALSRQPLSVPDLDSVLVLPDWREVIEQEGLTAYYAAPQIAKNQVLGVIEVLNRQALPISPPWLEMLETLVGQAAIAVDNARLFEELERSNLELRLAYDETIEGWARALDLRDRETEGHSRRVTEMTVALCQRLDASPEQLVHVRRGALLHDIGKMGIRDAVLLKPGKLTDEEWVEMKQHPRYAVDLLSPIKFLRPALDIPEYHHEKWDGSGYPLGLKGEAIPRAARAFAVVDVYDALTSDRPYRQAWSRARAIEHIQSSAGTHFDPAVVQIFVQMLEQSAP; encoded by the coding sequence ATGGAGGAACCAGCCATCGACCAGTTCGGCGTACCTGACTCCCAGCTCCTGCGCCAAGCTTTCGCGGTGAGCGTTATCGGCGTCGTCATCAGCGATGCACGGCATCCCGATCTACCGATCATTTTCGTCAATCCCGCCTTCGAGCGGCTCAGCGGCTACCCGGCTGCCGAGATCATCGGGCGCAACTGCCGCTTCTTGCAAGGCCAGGATCGCGATCAGGACGCCCGGCGTGAGATCAGTCTCGCCCTGGCACAGGGGCAGGACGTCACCACAGTGCTGCGCAACTACCGCAAAGACGGAACGTTGTTCTACAACGAGTTGACCATCAGTCCCATCCGTGACGTGGCAGGCACCGTCACCCACTTCGTGGGCTTCCAAAACGACGTCACCGCGCGTGAGCAGGCTAGGCAGCAAGAAGAGCGCACCAAGCAGCAACTCACGTCCACCCTGGAGCGCATCACCGACGGCTTCGTGTCGTTTGACCAGAACTGGAACGTCACGTACGTCAACGAGGCGATGTCGAACATGACCGCCCGTCAACCCAGTGAGACCCTCGGCCAGAACCTGTTCGATTTGTCGCCGCTGTCCACCCATTCGCCGCTTGGCCTGGCCCTCCAGCAGGCCCAGAAAACCCAGAGCGTCCAACAGGTCTTGGATTACTCGGCCATGGGCAAGCAGACGGACATCACCATTTATCCGGGCGAGGACGGCGTCTCGATGTTCGTGCGGGATGTGACCGAGAGCCGGGAAGCGCAGCGGGAGCATCAGATCAGCGAGGAGCGTTTCTCCAAGGTCTTCGAGACGAGTCCAATCGCCATTTTCATCACCCGCCAAAGCGACAATCACTTCATCGAGGTCAATGCTGAGTTCTCGCGTCAGAGCGGCTACACCCGCGCGGAGTTCCTGGGCCGTTCTTCTCAAGACCTCGGTTTGTGGGACAACTCGGCGAACCGTGAGGTCGCCTGGAGTATGGTCGACGGCGTTCTCACGGCTGTCAACCGGGAGATTCTCTTCCTCAGCAAGACCGGAGAGGAGGTCTACGGGGTGCTGTCGATTACTCCGATGGAGGTGGCCGGTGAAGCCTGCGTGATCGGTTTCGTGCGCGACGTTACCCAGGAAAAGTGGGCCAGAGATCAGCTCCGGGTCAGCGAGGAGCGCTACGCCAAGGTCTTTGAGGCCTCCCCAATCGTCATGACGGTCTCGAATCTCAGCACCGGCCAGTACCTTGATGTCAACGCCGAATTTCTGCGTCAGGGTGGCTACACCCGCGAGGAAGTAATCGGACGCACCGCGCTTGATCTGGGCTTCTGGGTCAGTCCCCTCGACCTTGAAGCTGTGGGACGCAGCCTTATGGAGGAGGGCAAGGTTCTCAACCGTGAGGTGCAGTTCCGCTTGAAGTCTGGCGCGGTGGCCGACACCGTCATATCGGTGGTTCCAGTAATGATCGCGGGGGAAGCCTGTGCAACGACGCTGATCCGAGACGTCACCGAGGAAAAGCGGGTCAGGGATCAGCTCCAAGCCAGCGAGGAGCGCTTCGCCAAGGTCTTTGACGCTTCTCCAGTCGCCATTGTCGTCTTCCAGGTCAGTACTGGCCAATGCATCGACGCCAACGCCGAGTTTTTGCGTCGGAGCGGCTTTAGCCGCGAGGAGATGATCGGGCGCACGCCGTCTCATCTTGACGTCTGGGTCAACCCGCTGGAACGCGACGATGTCGGGCGAACGCTTCAGGCAGAGGGGAAGGTCGTCAACCGTGAAGTGCAGTTCCGCGGGAAGTCCGGCGCGGTGTCCGATACGCTCGTGTCCATCGTGCCGGTGATGATCGGTGGGGAAGCCTGCACGGTGATGCTGATGCGCGACATCACCCTGGAAAAGCAATCGAAGCAGGTTCTGGCAGACAGCGAGGAGCGCCACCGCCAGATCGCGACCCAGCTGCAACGGACGCTCGACCTGTCCCTCGACCTGATCAACTCGATTGACGCCGAGGGTCGCTTTGTCACCATGAGCGCGGCCTGCCAGCAGATCCTCGGCTACACACCTGAGGAGTTGATCGGACGCAGTTACCTCGACTTCGTCCATCCAGATGACCGGGCCATCACGGTGCAGGAGGACGACCAGATCACCGCAGGGCAGCCGACGACCAGCTTTCAGAACCGCTACCTCCACAAGGATGGACGTGTGGTTTGGCTGGAATGGGCAGCTGTGAGCCTGCCCGACGAGCCGTTGACGTACTGCGTGGCGCGCGACGTCACCGAGCGCCGGGCCGCTGAGGAAGATCAGGCGTTCCTGGCGGCCATCGTCAACGCCAGCCACGACGCCATCCTGGGTGTGACGCTGGACAGCACCATCCGCTCCTGGAACGCGGGGGCCGAAGAGCTCTACGGCTACACGGCGGCTGAAGCCTTCGGCCAGCCGATGACCCTGGTCGTCCCGCCGGAGCTTCACGCTGAGCAACTCGAGATGCTGAGACGGGCCGGGCAGGGTCATCGCGTCGAACCCTTCGAGTCGGTCCGGATCGCCAAAGATGGTCACCGCATCCCGGTGTTCGTTACGGTGTCGCCGATCCTTGATGTGGCTGGCCGGGTCATCGGCATCTCCAAGGTCGCGCAGGACATCACCGCACGTCAGGCGGCGGAGCGCGAGATTCAGGCGCTCAACCAAGACCTGATGCGGCAGGTCGACTACGTCACTAGCCTGCGCACGATCGACCAGTCGATTGCGTCGAGTGCCGATCCGAGTATCACCCTGGGCTTGATTCTCGACAACATCTGTCAGCAACTCGGTGTGGACGCGGCCACCGCGCTCCTGTTCAACTTTGAGACCTTAAATCTTGACTACGCCGCCACTCGGGGATTCAGCGCCAGCATCCTGCAGGGCACAGCCGTGAAGCTCGGTGTGGGACTGGCCGGTCAGGTGGCGCTGAGCCGACAACCGCTCAGCGTGCCGGACCTCGACAGCGTCCTGGTGTTACCCGACTGGCGCGAAGTGATTGAGCAAGAAGGCCTCACGGCATACTACGCTGCGCCGCAGATCGCCAAGAATCAGGTGTTGGGCGTCATCGAGGTACTGAACCGCCAAGCGTTGCCCATCTCTCCCCCATGGCTGGAGATGCTCGAGACCCTGGTGGGTCAGGCGGCCATCGCCGTGGACAACGCGCGGCTGTTTGAAGAGCTGGAACGCAGCAATCTGGAGTTGCGTCTGGCCTACGACGAGACCATCGAAGGCTGGGCGCGGGCGCTGGACCTGCGCGACCGAGAAACCGAGGGCCACTCCAGGCGCGTCACCGAGATGACGGTGGCGCTGTGTCAGCGTCTGGACGCTTCACCCGAGCAGTTGGTTCATGTTCGCCGGGGGGCGCTGCTGCACGACATCGGCAAGATGGGCATCCGGGACGCGGTGTTACTCAAGCCTGGCAAGCTCACCGACGAGGAGTGGGTGGAGATGAAACAGCACCCGCGTTATGCGGTGGATCTGCTCTCGCCGATCAAGTTCCTGCGCCCGGCACTGGACATCCCGGAGTACCACCACGAGAAGTGGGACGGCAGCGGCTACCCGCTGGGCTTGAAAGGGGAGGCCATCCCCAGAGCGGCCAGGGCGTTTGCGGTGGTGGATGTCTACGACGCGCTGACCAGTGACCGACCGTACCGCCAGGCCTGGAGTAGAGCGCGGGCCATTGAACACATCCAGAGCAGTGCGGGCACTCACTTCGATCCGGCAGTGGTGCAGATCTTCGTTCAGATGCTTGAGCAGAGCGCACCGTGA